In Festucalex cinctus isolate MCC-2025b chromosome 21, RoL_Fcin_1.0, whole genome shotgun sequence, one genomic interval encodes:
- the LOC144010773 gene encoding E3 ubiquitin-protein ligase pellino homolog 2 codes for MNSPKKDGDDDVPVKDSIKYGELVILGYNGSLPSGDRGRRKSRFALYRRAKANGVKPSAVHILNTPQDSKAVHSRGQHSISFTLSRNQTVVVEYCHDNNTDMFQIGRSTESPIDFVVTDTSGGAKEVEDPSIAPSTISRFACRVVCERHPPYTARIYAAGFDSSKNIFLGEKATKWKNPDGHMDGLTTNGVLVMHPEGFPEDPKQGLWREISVCGDVYALRETRSGPSRGKLAEGESSALRDGSLVDLCGATLLWRTGEGLMRAPTLRHLEALRQELNASRPQCPVGLSTLAFPSLPRSHSLEERQPWVYLTCGHVHGRHDWGQRSEAGGEEEPPEGEGSTTRRECPLCRSVGPYVPLWLGCEPAVYVDAGAPTYAFVPCGHVCSERTSRYWADTPLPHGTHAFRPVCPFCSAALSTPGWTRLIFQGPID; via the exons ATGAATTCACCAAAAAAGGACGGAGATGATGATGTGCCCGTTAAAGACTCGATAAAATACGGCGAACTGGTCATTTTGGG gtaCAATGGCTCTCTTCCCAGCGGCGACCGCGGGCGCCGAAAGAGCCGCTTCGCTCTGTACCGACGCGCCAAGGCCAACGGCGTCAAGCCCAGCGCCGTGCACATCCTCAACACGCCGCAGGACagcaag GCTGTGCACAGCAGGGGGCAGCACAGCATCTCCTTCACGCTGTCCCGCAACCAGACAGTGGTGGTGGAGTATTGCCATGACAACAACACTGACATGTTCCAG ATCGGCCGCTCCACAGAGAGTCCCATCGACTTTGTGGTGACGGACACCTCCGGGGGTGCGAAGGAGGTCGAGGACCCCTCCATCGCGCCCAGCACCATCTCACGCTTTGCCTGCCGTGTGGTGTGCGAGCGCCACCCGCCGTACACGGCGCGCATCTACGCCGCCGGCTTCGACTCCTCCAAAAATATCTTCTTAGGG GAGAAGGCGACCAAGTGGAAGAACCCAGACGGCCACATGGACGGCCTGACCACCAACGGCGTGCTGGTCATGCACCCCGAGGGCTTCCCTGAGGACCCCAAGCAGGGTCTGTGGCGGGAGATCTCGGTGTGCGGTGACGTCTACGCCCTGCGGGAGACTCGGTCGGGGCCCAGTCGGGGAAAACTC GCGGAAGGCGAGAGCAGCGCGCTGCGTGATGGCTCACTGGTGGACCTGTGCGGCGCCACCCTGCTGTGGCGCACGGGCGAGGGCCTCATGCGCGCTCCCACCCTGCGCCACCTGGAGGCGCTTCGACAGGAGCTGAACGCCTCGCGGCCGCAGTGTCCCGTGGGCCTCAGCACGCTTGCCTTTCCCAGCCTGCCGCGCAGCCACAG CCTTGAAGAACGTCAGCCGTGGGTCTACCTCACCTGCGGCCACGTCCACGGACGCCACGACTGGGGCCAGAGGTCGGAGGCCGGCGGCGAGGAGGAGCCCCCGGAGGGCGAGGGCTCCACGACGCGACGGGAATGCCCGCTGTGCCGCAGCGTGGGCCCCTACGTGCCCCTGTGGCTGGGCTGCGAGCCGGCCGTGTACGTGGACGCCGGCGCCCCCACCTACGCCTTCGTGCCGTGCGGCCACGTGTGCTCGGAGAGGACAAGCAGGTACTGGGCGGACACCCCGCTGCCCCACGGGACGCACGCCTTCAGACCCGTGTGCCCCTTCTGCTCCGCCGCCCTCAGCACGCCCGGGTGGACGCGGCTCATCTTCCAGGGTCCCATCGACTAG